In Candidatus Microthrix subdominans, the DNA window TCGGGGGACACATCTCCACCTCCCTCACCGATGAGTTGGTCGACGATGATCCCCAGGCGGTCGAAATAGTCCCCGAGGTTCCACTCGATCGAGGTCGTGTCCGAACGCATCTCGACGCCGAGGATTGCATCCGGGGAGTGTTCAAACTCGACGGCCTGCTGCTCGCCCAGGCCCAGCTCGCGCAACCTGGCGATGAGATGTGGGCGATCCACCTGATCGGGAAACCCGAGGCGAACCGTCACGGTAGCGGGCCGGTCCGGGTCCTCCGGCGTGCCAAACAGGGCGGAGCGCGCCGGCTCGTCGGCCTCCAGGTGATCGAGGGCCTTGTCGAGGGCCCGCCGTTCGATGTCGGCATCGGCGAGGGCCACCAGGGCACGGCGCCCGACAACGAGCACCTCGGCACCAACGCGACGCTGAAGCTCGCGGTCGAGGTCCTCGCGCTCGCGTCGCAGACCCTGGAGCCATCGGTTTCGCCGGTCTTCGACGTCCTCTCGTGCCTGTTCGATCAACTCCGTCCGACGTTCGGCCGCATCATGACCGGCGTTCTCGAGCAGCTCATCACGCCGGTCGTCGATCTCCACCTGTCGACGACGGTAGGACTCCGCGGCTGCTTCCGCTTCGTGCTCGCGCTCATCGGCGTCGGTGAGCCGCTGCGCGATCTTATTCTCGCGCTCGTCCATTGCGTCGATCACCGGCTTGTACAGGAAATGCCTCAGTGCCACCACGAGGACGACGAAGTTGATCAACTGGGCGATCATGGTGAACGGGTCGAACAGCATGGCGTCGCCGCCCCCTCAGCCCGTGACCTGGGCCCAGAACGGGTTGGCGAAGATCAGGATCAGCGAGATGACCAACGCGTAGATGGCCGTGGACTCGATCAGGGCCATGGCGACGAAGAGCGTGCGGGTGATCGTGTCGGCCTCATCGGGTTGTTGAGCGATGGCACGCAAGGCTTCAGCCGCGGCACGAGCCTCACCCAGAGCCGGTCCGATCGATCCGATGGCAATGGTCAAACCGGCGGTGATCACCGACGCCATGCCGATCCAGGTTGCGGAATCCATGTGTGTTCCCTTCGTTGTTGGTCGTTCAGGCGCGCGATGGTTCGTTCGCGTCCGGCGCGGTTGCGTGGTCGCTGTGATCGTCGCTTCGTTCGGTTTGGGAGTTGGCGGAGATGTACACGGTGGCCAGCACCGCGAAGATGTAGGCCTGCACCACGCCGGTGAGCAGCCCCAGCGCGTTGAGCACGGCCGGGAAGATCAGCGGCGCGATGACCAACAAGATGGCGACGATCTTGGTGAAGCTCATCACGTTGCCGAACAGGCGCACCGCCAACGCGAGCGTGCGCGAGAGCTCCGAGATGATGTTGAACGGCAACATGAAGGGGTTGGGACGCAGGTAGCTGCGCAGATAGGTGCGCAGGCCTTGGTGGGTGATG includes these proteins:
- a CDS encoding F0F1 ATP synthase subunit C; the protein is MDSATWIGMASVITAGLTIAIGSIGPALGEARAAAEALRAIAQQPDEADTITRTLFVAMALIESTAIYALVISLILIFANPFWAQVTG